One genomic segment of Desmodus rotundus isolate HL8 chromosome 5, HLdesRot8A.1, whole genome shotgun sequence includes these proteins:
- the SERPING1 gene encoding plasma protease C1 inhibitor has translation MASRLTPLTLLLLLLLAGGKASSDPKGTDHSPADPDSLPEEGKRDTLKKGIPEKQPIQPTGGEEILEEEVPEKQPIQPTGGEEILEEEVPENQPIQPIGGEEILEEEVPENQPIQPTMGSSPTPTTDSAILIANSTLQSTSQPGIESTTEPTLPTTQPTTGPLCPDPDTYCPDSENPSSRTTLQQALVDFSLKLYHAFSSVKKPESNMVFSPFSVASLLTQVLLGAGGSTKKNLETVLSYPSDFACAHQALKAYASKGFTSASQIFHSPDLAIRDAFVNASQNVYGSPRILGNDSDANLDLINTWVAEKTNHKIKQLLDSLPSDTRLILLNAIYLSAKWKIPFDRSKTKKEPFYLKSSVIKVPTMISKKYPVAHFSDPTLKARVGQLQLSNNLSMVILIPQNMKHSLRDVEKALSPTVFKAIMNKLEVTKFQSGFVSMPRFKLKSNQDMLAIMENLEFYDFSYDLNLCRLTEDPDLQVSAVQHQAVLELTETGVEAAAASAISVARSLLVFEVQQPFLFLIWDQQQRFPIFMGRVYDPST, from the exons ATGGCCTCCAGGCTGACCCCGCTGACCctcctgctgctgttgctgctggctGGG GGTAAAGCCTCCTCAGATCCGAAGGGCACTGACCACAGCCCTGCAGACCCAGACAGCCTGCCAGAGGAAGGCAAAAGAGACACCTTAAAGAAAGGGATCCCTGAGAAGCAACCCATTCAACCCACCGGGGGCGAAGAAATCTTAGAGGAAGAGGTCCCTGAGAAGCAACCCATTCAACCCACCGGGGGCGAAGAAATCTTAGAGGAAGAAGTCCCCGAGAATCAACCCATTCAACCTATTGGGGGCGAAGAAATCTTAGAGGAAGAGGTTCCTGAGAATCAACCCATTCAACCCACCATGGGCTCTTCCCCCACGCCAACGACTGACTCAGCCATCCTAATAGCCAATAGCACTTTGCAAAGCACCTCTCAGCCCGGCATCGAGTCAACCACTGAACCTACCCTCCCAACCACCCAACCCACTACTGGGCCCCTCTGCCCGGATCCCGACACTTACTGTCCTGACTCGGAAAACCCTTCATCAAGGACCACGTTGCAGCAGGCTTTGGTAGATTTCTCCCTGAAGCTCTACCATGCCTTCTCGTCAGTGAAGAAGCCTGAGAGCAATATGGTCTTCTCACCTTTCAGTGTCGCCAGCCTGCTCACACAGGTCCTGCTTG gggctgggggcagcaccAAGAAAAACCTGGAGACCGTCCTCTCCTACCCCTCGGACTTTGCCTGTGCCCACCAGGCCCTGAAAGCCTATGCATCCAAAGGCTTCACTTCAGCCTCTCAGATCTTCCACAGCCCAG ACCTGGCCATAAGGGATGCCTTTGTGAATGCGTCTCAGAATGTGTACGGCAGCCCCAGAATCCTGGGAAATGACAGTGATGCCAACTTGGACCTCATCAACACCTGGGTGGCGGAGAAGACCAATCACAAGATCAAGCAGCTGCTAGACAGCCTGCCCTCCGACACCCGCCTGATACTCCTCAATGCTATCTACCTAAGTG CCAAGTGGAAGATACCATTTGATCGCAGCAAAACCAAGAAGGAGCCCTTTTACTTAAAATCCTCTGTGATAAAAGTGCCCACGATGATCAGCAAGAAGTACCCAGTGGCCCATTTCAGTGACCCGACATTGAAGGCCAGG GTGGGGCAACTGCAGCTCTCCAACAACCTGAGTATGGTGATCCTGATACCCCAGAACATGAAACACAGTCTCAGAGATGTGGAAAAGGCTCTCAGCCCCACTGTCTTTAAGGCCATCATGAATAAACTGGAGGTGACCAAGTTCCAGTCCGGTTTTGTATCGATGCCCCGATTCAAACTCAAGAGCAACCAGGACATGCTGGCAATCATGGAGAACCTGG AATTCTACGACTTTTCCTACGACCTCAATCTGTGCAGGCTGACGGAGGACCCGGACCTGCAGGTTTCTGCAGTGCAGCACCAGGCAGTGTTGGAGCTTACGGAGACCGGGGTGGAGGCGGCTGCGGCCTCGGCTATCTCGGTGGCCCGCTCTTTGCTGGTCTTTGAGGTGCAGCAGCCCTTCCTCTTCCTGATCTGGGACCAGCAGCAGAGATTCCCCATCTTCATGGGGCGGGTGTATGACCCCAGCACCTGA